The Bacteroidota bacterium genome segment TATTGACATCTAAAAAGTACCAATAAGCAAAACTGGTAGTGAAGCATAAAACAAGGAACCAAATGCTACCCAATTTTTTCAATAAAAAGACCAATACAGGGAAAACAATATAAAACTGAATAATAGTGCCAATAAACCAAAAGTGATCGCCAAAGCTGGCATTTAAATCGCCATTGCCGGTAAAGTCGAACATTTTGTATAAAAACACATTGCTTAACCATTCCCTTACCCCTTGGTTAAGGTATATATGCCAAATATAGTTAGATAAAAAAATGAGTGTAACAGTAATAGCAAAGGGAGTGTATACTTTAAAGAATCTGCGTTTAAAAAAGCTGAAAGCATCGGTTGGTTTTGAAAGACTTAAACCAAATCCGCTTAAAAATAAAAACAAATGAATACCACTGCCACCAACGGCAAAAAACATATTCATGCCACTTGGAATTTCAGCATTGCTAATAAATTGGCCAAAATGAAAAAAGGCAATGGCAAAAATGCTTATACCTTTTGCAAAGTCAATAAATTCAAGTTTTTTCATAGGCACATTCACATTACTTAATTTGGTAACTAGCTATTTTTTTTGCTTTTAACCAAGGATATATAGCCGTAATTAAACCCAATACAAAAATGGTTATAAAAACAATAATGGCATCGGTAGCGGCAAATGCAATGGGGTAAGCTTGTGTTGATTCAGCACTTATTTTTATGAAGCCAAAAGTTTGTTGTACAAACGAAATAACAGCCCCTAAAATAATGCCTATAATACCGCCTACGCAGGCTATAAATAAACTTTGCCAGGCAAATATATTGGCAATACTGTTGGCATTAAAACCCATGCTGTGCAATATTTTAATTTCCCTTTCCTTTTCCATTACCAGCATAAACAAAGTACCTACCGTATTAAATATAGCTATCACTAAAATGAACAGAATAATAATATAACTGATTAGCTTTTCTGTTTTTACTAATTTATAAAAAGCCTCCCGTTGCTCAAACCTGTTTTTAACAATAAATTGAGGTCCCATTAAAGCCGATAGCTTTGCCTTTACCTGTGTTATAGAAGCATCGGGTTTTAGTTTTATTTCTATAGCACTAATTTGATTTTCCTTTTCCAATAAAGCATTTAAAAAGCGGAGCGGAACCAATATAAATTTGTTGTCAATTTCAGGTTGAATAGCAAATATGCCCGTGGGTATAACCAACTCCCTGTTAAAAGCATTTTCGGGGTTAATAAAATTAACTTCGCCCTTTTTAGGTGCATAAATGCTTAAAAAATCAAACTGATTATCTGGGTCAATACCCAATTGATAAGCCAGACCTTCGCCACATAAAGCAAAGTTAGTATCTCCGCTTTGTATAAGCGCAACCCCCTTTTCAATACACGTATCAATATGCGCTACCTTTAAATAATTTTCGTCAACTGCTTTGGCGGTGGCAATACCTGTTTTGTTGCTGTATTTTAACAGTACATTTTCCTCTAAAACCTTGCTGTAAGTTGCAATGCCGTCTATTTGCTGTATGCTGTTAAAAGGAATGGCATTGGCAGAAAACGTTTTGGTATTTAAAGCCGTTACTTGTAATTGCGCATCAAAATTACTGTACATATTGGCAAACAAATTTTCAAAGCCATTAAATACAGAAAGAATAATAATCAGCGCACAAGTGCCCACCACATAACCTAACAGACTAATGCTGGAAATAACAGTAATGGCATTGTAAGAGCCACTTTTCTTTTTAGAGAAAAAGTATTTTCTGGCTATATTAAATGGTAAGTTCAAATGGTGGTATTGAGCAACAATTATACTGTTTAATCGCTAAAAAATATAAGCAAACAATAGTGTTTTGTTAATACAATAAATTCATACCTGCAAAAAACAAAACCTGTAAACCATAGAGCCAAGGTGCTACTTTGTTTTGCAATGGCAACTCGAGTTGATGGTATACAAACATAAATGCAAAAGCAAAAATATACCAAGCCGTATAATTTTGCAGTGGAACAACACTACTTTTCCAATACCAAAAATCTAGCTGCGGTGCTATGGACTCAATTAAAATATCAATGCAAACCATTAAAAATGCACTGAATGCTATTTGTATAATTGGATTGATGTCCGGTTTTTTTAAAATGTTTTTGAAAAATAATGCAGCTACATGCATAGAAATATAACACAAAATAAGCCAGTTTAATCCAATAATTACAGGCACATCAGCCAGCTTAAAGCCAAGACTATTGCCATAAAAATACTGACCCAAAATGCGTCCGGTGCTTATACCTAAAAGTTCTAGAATGTATCCTGCTTGAAAAACACCAATAGCCCAAATCCAAAACAAAGCATTTTTGGGTTGATGAAAATAAAAAAGGACAGCCGCACTGATGATTAAGAGAAAAGGTGTAAGCGGTAATAAATTCCAGTGTAAAATGGTTGAACCAACTAAGTGAAGGGTATATAAAACAGCAAGAAATATAATGGCAATGGTTTCTTTTCTCATATTGGATAATAAGCCCAAAGGTAAGTTTGGATTTTATTTATTTTTAAAAAACAAAAATTAGCTTTTTCTATTCTTTCACTTCCTATATTTTTTAGTAATTTGCACCCATGTTTAATGAACCCGAAATAACAAAATTAGAAGACCTAGGAGAGTTTGGATTAATTAAACAATTAACACAACACATTGAATTAAAGAACAATACTTTAAAAGGTGTGGGTGATGATGCAGCGGTTATTAATCCAACCAAAGATAAAGTTACTTTGGTTTCAACCGATATGCTTTTAGAAGGCATTCATTTTGATTTGAGTTATTTCCCCTTAAAACATTTGGGTTATAAAACGGTAAGCGTAAATGTAAGCGATATTTATGCGATGAACGGAACGCCAAAACAAATAACTATTTCTTTAGGCATTAGCAGTAAATTTAGTGTAGAGGCTATTCAGGAAATTTATGATGGAATAGCAGTAGCCTGCGAAAAATATAAAATTGATTTAGTGGGTGGCGACACCACTTCCAGCAAACAGGGTTTGGTTATTAGCGCAACCGTAATTGGCGAAGCTAACCCCAACGATGTAACATACAGAAACGGGGCAAAAGAGTTTGATTTGGTTTGTGTAACAGGCGATTTAGGCGGTGCTTATGCAGGATTTCAATTGTTAGAGCGAGAAAAACGGGTATTTATTGATAATCCGCAGGTGCAACCTGATTTGGCCGGACACGATTATATATTGGAACGCCAGTTAAAACCGGAAGCTAGGAAAGACATTATTGATATGTTCAAGGCCATGGAAATTGTACCCACATCTATGATTGATGTGAGCGATGGATTGGCTTCAGAGTTATTTCATATTGCCGACCAGTCGAAAGTAGGTATTACGGTTTATGAAGATAAAATTCCAATTGACGCGACTACTTACAATATGGCACGCGAGCTGGATTTAGATCCGACTTTAACAGCTTTGAGTGGTGGCGAAGATTATGAATTGCTTTTTACCATTAAACAAAGCGATTACAGTAAACTAGAAAACCATCCTGACTTTACTGTAATAGGGCATATTACCAAAGCAGAAGAAGGGGTGCATATGATAAGTAAAGGCGGACAAAAACACGAGCTGAAAGCACAAGGCTGGAAAGCATTTTAAAATAAAATAAACACAGGCTAGCAGCCATCCCGATAGCTATCGGGAGCCAGCGGCCAAAAGCAAAATATATGAAAATAGGAGTATTAATTTTTCCGGGAAGTAATTGCGATAAAGATGCAATTTGGGCATTTAAAAATATGTTTGGCCAGGAGGTAGTAGAGCTTTGGCATAAAGATACTGATTTACAAAACGTAGATTTAGTGTTTTTACCCGGTGGCTTTAGCTACGGAGATTATTTACGCAGTGGCGCTATTGCCCGTTTTTCTCCTATTATGCAAAGTGTAATAGAGTTTGCCAATAATGGCGGTTTGGTTTGGGGTGTTTGTAATGGTTTTCAAATTTTATGCGAAAGCGGTTTATTACCGGGTGCTTTGTTGCACAACGACCACCAAAAGTTTAACTGTAAAAATGTATTTATAAAAGC includes the following:
- a CDS encoding acyltransferase; this translates as MKKLEFIDFAKGISIFAIAFFHFGQFISNAEIPSGMNMFFAVGGSGIHLFLFLSGFGLSLSKPTDAFSFFKRRFFKVYTPFAITVTLIFLSNYIWHIYLNQGVREWLSNVFLYKMFDFTGNGDLNASFGDHFWFIGTIIQFYIVFPVLVFLLKKLGSIWFLVLCFTTSFAYWYFLDVNNLFYHKAWSREFPQFLWEFALGMVAAELYKTKNFEFWRLPLWQAILATIVCVPTVFLLVKYLGRTGQILNEIPSLILFTSLVVIAFQIFQKYIPSIKQFFIGLGNYSFALYLSHIWVLCMYGLVLQSLGITINILHLPVFLALATVIAFYYNKVVEFIQNKRAPKTLS
- a CDS encoding FtsX-like permease family protein — its product is MNLPFNIARKYFFSKKKSGSYNAITVISSISLLGYVVGTCALIIILSVFNGFENLFANMYSNFDAQLQVTALNTKTFSANAIPFNSIQQIDGIATYSKVLEENVLLKYSNKTGIATAKAVDENYLKVAHIDTCIEKGVALIQSGDTNFALCGEGLAYQLGIDPDNQFDFLSIYAPKKGEVNFINPENAFNRELVIPTGIFAIQPEIDNKFILVPLRFLNALLEKENQISAIEIKLKPDASITQVKAKLSALMGPQFIVKNRFEQREAFYKLVKTEKLISYIIILFILVIAIFNTVGTLFMLVMEKEREIKILHSMGFNANSIANIFAWQSLFIACVGGIIGIILGAVISFVQQTFGFIKISAESTQAYPIAFAATDAIIVFITIFVLGLITAIYPWLKAKKIASYQIK
- a CDS encoding carotenoid biosynthesis protein translates to MRKETIAIIFLAVLYTLHLVGSTILHWNLLPLTPFLLIISAAVLFYFHQPKNALFWIWAIGVFQAGYILELLGISTGRILGQYFYGNSLGFKLADVPVIIGLNWLILCYISMHVAALFFKNILKKPDINPIIQIAFSAFLMVCIDILIESIAPQLDFWYWKSSVVPLQNYTAWYIFAFAFMFVYHQLELPLQNKVAPWLYGLQVLFFAGMNLLY
- the thiL gene encoding thiamine-phosphate kinase, yielding MFNEPEITKLEDLGEFGLIKQLTQHIELKNNTLKGVGDDAAVINPTKDKVTLVSTDMLLEGIHFDLSYFPLKHLGYKTVSVNVSDIYAMNGTPKQITISLGISSKFSVEAIQEIYDGIAVACEKYKIDLVGGDTTSSKQGLVISATVIGEANPNDVTYRNGAKEFDLVCVTGDLGGAYAGFQLLEREKRVFIDNPQVQPDLAGHDYILERQLKPEARKDIIDMFKAMEIVPTSMIDVSDGLASELFHIADQSKVGITVYEDKIPIDATTYNMARELDLDPTLTALSGGEDYELLFTIKQSDYSKLENHPDFTVIGHITKAEEGVHMISKGGQKHELKAQGWKAF
- the purQ gene encoding phosphoribosylformylglycinamidine synthase subunit PurQ — protein: MKIGVLIFPGSNCDKDAIWAFKNMFGQEVVELWHKDTDLQNVDLVFLPGGFSYGDYLRSGAIARFSPIMQSVIEFANNGGLVWGVCNGFQILCESGLLPGALLHNDHQKFNCKNVFIKAETNKSKITGQAVIGKGLKIPIAHGEGRFYCNDETLQELKNNDQVLFRYCDENGNITTESNPNGALDNIAGICNKNRNVFGMMPHPERVVDSDVYNTDGRMLFESLLTLVAQ